The genomic stretch TCTTCAGTGGATCCCTCTTGAAAAAGGGAAGGAAAAGGATAAGGATCCTCTTCAGTGGATCCCTCTTGTTCCTGTTTAGTCCCCTTCATTTCGGAAGCAGTTTCTACATCTCTTTCTTCCTAACTTTCCTCCCTTTCTTCTGTTTTTGAGGCCTCTTTCAGTTTCTTAGTAAGAATGGGTGAGGGTATTCTTTCTAAATAGTAGACACAGGTAATAAATAAGAGAATACTAAAGATCCGAGCCATAGAATTTCTCAATTCTAACACAATGTACTTATTAGATCGAATGTACTTATTCGATCTAATAGAATGATTTTGCCGTATCCAGACTAATATCAATCCAAGCCATTTCATGAATAAAATGTGACCAATTAACCAACCACCAAAACCACTTTTTACAAATAAGATCTTGTTGTTGCATCGAAAGAGATAAATGTTGACTAATCTGGCTAACATTGAACTTGGTAAAAtgaaatggttgaataattgaaaaatgagattatttAGGAATACACATTGAATGTTGAGATTACGCATTGAATTTCTGGTAGTAGATCCATAATCAAAAAAGTGTTTGTGATTGTTCCAGAAGAaatgaaacaaaagatatggtaGAGCTAGGACAGTTATTGTATGAGGTCTACCCAATGCTAGATGCAGAGGCGCATAATAGATTGATATGAACATCATGAGTTGTCCCATA from Capsicum annuum cultivar UCD-10X-F1 unplaced genomic scaffold, UCD10Xv1.1 ctg71120, whole genome shotgun sequence encodes the following:
- the LOC124894184 gene encoding uncharacterized mitochondrial protein AtMg00370-like, encoding MIFQSFLLGNLVSLCMKIINSVIVVRLYYGFLTTFSIRPSYLFLLRALVMEEGTEKKVSATTGFIMGQLMMFISIYYAPLHLALGRPHTITVLALPYLLFHFFWNNHKHFFDYGSTTRNSMRNLNIQCVFLNNLIFQLFNHFILPSSMLARLVNIYLFRCNNKILFVKSGFGGWLIGHILFMKWLGLILVWIRQNHSIRSNKYIRSNKYIVLELRNSMARIFSILLFITCVYYLERIPSPILTKKLKEASKTEEREES